The Alicyclobacillus macrosporangiidus CPP55 genome segment GTCGTCACCCAAGGCATCATGGTCAAAACGGACCTGCACAGCGGCAACGTGATCGGCTATGACGGAACCAACTACTTCATGCACCCGGTGCAGGGCCTCGCACCGCGTCGCTTGAACGCAAACCAGTTGCGCAAGGTGTTGAGCCCGGACCTGCACGTGCAGATGCAGCGCGATGTCATCCTGGAGGACCCGGACAAGCACTGGGTTCCGGCGGTGGCGTTCTACGGCACGTCGAACGACGAGACGTACGTCGTCTACGTCAATGCCAACACCGGCAAGGAGATTGAGGTCGAACAGTTGTCCTGACCGCCTTCCCGTCCCTCTCCCTGTGTCGTATAATAGGGAGACAATGGGAGGATGGGAGGGGTGTCCTGAATTGAGCCTGCCGGCCATCGGACAGGTTTTGCGGGTGCGCAAGGGTCCAGAGACGCCTGAATATTACCAGTCGAGGCTGGTGGAGACGGGAGAGCGCGATCTGTTCATCGACATTCCGCTGCACGCCAGCGATCGCACGGCCCTCGACCCCGCGGGACAGGATGTGTGGGTGGAATATCACGGGAGGGACGGGGCACTGCGGCGGTTCCGGACGCAGGTGCTGGAACTCGTGTATTTGCCGTCGCCGGCTTGGCGGATCGTCCGGCCGAAGCCGGACGACATCGCCCGGGAACAACGGCGGGAATTCGTCCGCGTCGACACGGACATCGACGTGAAGCTCACCGTCCGGCTGGAATCCGGTGTCCAGCACGTCACCGTGCGCGCGCATGATATCAGCGGCGGGGGCTTGTCCGTATGGCTTCCGCGAACGATGGTTTTGCATCCGGGCATGACGGTCGAAGCACAGTTCATCCTGCCCAATCCGGAATATCCCGTTCACGCCCGTTGCACGGTCATCCGCGTCGGAGACAGAAACGAGCGCGGTATGGCATTGGCTTCCATGAAATTTGAAGAGCTGAAGGAGTCTGTTCGGCAGCGTATCATCCAATACACGTTCTGGCGCCAACTTCGCTTGCGATAAGCATGCGCCACCGACCCCGTGCATACGTTGAACATGGACGAGGCGGCTCAGGTGCCGCATGGCGAGGTGAAACGCATGCGATTGGGAAGCCGGGTGAAGGGGAACCGCTTAATGGATCGGCAGCCGGGGTTTCCCGCCCATTCGGAGGAACATCAGGACAGGTGGCACATCCTCAGTGAAGGGCTCGACCGGGTGCTCCTGCCCGTGGCGCTCGGCTGTCTGAGCATGCTGGTGGTCGTCCAGGCGCTGACTGCCGTCCCCGCGGTCCGCCGTTTTGTCGATGCTCGGTCGAATGGATACGTCCAGGTCGATCCGCGACCCGCGTCGGCGGCCGCATCCCAACAGGCCGTTCTCCACCTGTACCTCGCTCCGGCAAAGCCCCGGCCGGATCTGCAGGTTCTGGTCAACGGCCAGGTGCAGACGACCTTTCAAACCGTGAACCTCTCCGTCGTCGTTCACGCAGGGGATGTGGTGCAATTTCGCGCTGGGGAACCCGGGGTGGCGTTTGTTCAGGTCGATCACGATGCCGCCAATCTCCTGTGGCCTGCCCCAGGGCAGACGGTCGAGATCGACCAGCCGGATGTCGTCGTCTCCTTGCCCGCGGCCGAGTTTGTGCCTTGACGCCGAACAAATTCGTCTTGCGACCCTTCCGGCGCTGTGCTAGTATGAGGGTGGTCAGTGAAACGGAACATCCTGCCGCTTTCCAGTTTGCTGTTCGTGTGGTCGTTTGAAGTCATCATCAGATCACATGCGGTCTAACAGGTGTCGGCTCCGAACGATTGGAAACCAGCTTGAACATCTGGGAGATTGTGCGCTGTGAAAGCGGGCTTCCATGCTCGCTTTTTCATTTGTCTAGCTGACTTCGTGGAGGACGTGTTGTGCGGCACATCAGCATCGCGATCGACGGCCCCGCCGGAGCGGGGAAGAGTACAGTGGCCAGACGAGTGGCCAAGGAACTCGGGATCCTGTATGTGGACACGGGTGCGATGTACCGCGGCGTCGCTTGGCTGGCGGTCCAGCATCATGTTTCACCGGAAGACGAACGGGCCTTGCTCCAACTGCTGCGAGATCACAGCCTCCGGTTTGAGTACCACCCATCCGGCGAGTTGGAAGTCATCGCGGACGGCCAGGTGATCACGCCTTACCTGCGTGACCCGGAGGTGTCCGAGACGGTTTCCAAGCTGTCCGTCCATCCGGCGATCCGAAACCTCCTGACCGAGTGGCAACGGGAATTCGCACAACGGTATCCGGTGGTGATGGACGGCCGGGACGTGGGCACGGTGGTGTTGCCGGATGCGCAGGTCAAGGTGTTTTTGACGGCTAGCATCGAAGAGCGGGCGAAGCGGCGCCAAAGAGAGTTCACTGACAAAGGGTTTGATGTCTCGTTGCAGGAGATGCAGCAGGCCATCGCGGAGCGGGATGCACGCGATGCGTCGCGTTCCGTGGCACCGTTGCGACCGGCGGACGACGCGTATTTCATCGACTCCACCGGTAAGAGCGTCGAGGACATCGTCGAGGAGATCCTGAGCCTGGTGGAGCGGGTGCCGAATGAGTGAGTTCGTCGTTCGGGATCCGTTCTACGAACCGCTGTACCGGGCCATGCGGGCGTTTGTACATATCGCGTTTCGGCTCATGTTTCGAATCCGAATCCGAGGCGTACACAACATTCCGCAAACCGGGCCGGTGGTGATCGGCTGCAATCACCTGCACGTGTTCGACGTTCTCCTGCTGGGCATGGCCGTCCCCAGGTTTGTGCATTTTATGGCCAAGGAGGAATTGTTTCGCCACCGCCCGTTTGCAGCATTGATCCGGTATCTCGGGGCTTTTCCCGTCCGGCGCGGGCTGCAGGACAAAGGGGCGATTCGAAACGCGCTGGCTGTGCCCGCGCACGGAGGTTGTTTGATTGTCTTTCCGGAAGGGCACCGCTCCCGGGACGGAAAGCTGCAGAAAGGGCTGCCGGGCATCGCCTTCATCGCGCGCAAGGCCAATTGCCCTCTGGTCCCGGCGGCCATCATCGGGCCGTACCGGTTGTGGCGAAAGGTGACCATTCGATTCGGAGAACCCATCCTGCCCCAGCCGGCCGACACAAACGAGTCTGTGTTGGAGACACTGATGATGCGAATCCAGAAGCTGCTCGACGAGGGACATGCATGAGCGCCCAGGCATGGGCGGCTGACGGTGTGGTGTACGCCGCGTTGTTGGCGATGGTGTGGGCGTTGCGGGTTCGGCTCTTGCGAGGGCCGGTACGCTCCCGGCGGGAGCACCGCCGCTTCGTCAACCGTTGGACGGCGGGCGCCGCGGGGGTGTCGACGTATTTGACGGGAGTCGGCGTCCTGCACCAACTGCATGCGGTGGGGGCGCTGGCTGGATGGGTGTTGTACGCCGCGGGTATCGTCGCGGTATGGCTAGGCTTACGATCCTTGAGACGCTTCATCCAGGTGCGGGAGTCCGGTGGGTCGAACGCGCCGGGACAGGGTCCTGAGGTGAGTGATAAATAGGTTGACATGGCATGAGGAGGCGTCGTGAATGTCTGAGGAATTGCAGGAAATGTTGAATACCCCCACGCTCAATCCTGGGGATCTGGTCAAGGGTACGGTCGTCGAGGTCGACGACAAGAAAGTGATCGTGGACATTGGGTACAAGTTTCAAGGCATCATTCCGATTCGTGAGTTATCCCCGCTGCGCATTCAACACCCGAGTGAAGTGGTCGCCGTCGGCGATGAGGTCTTGACCAGCGTCCTGAAGCTTGA includes the following:
- a CDS encoding flagellar brake protein, whose amino-acid sequence is MSLPAIGQVLRVRKGPETPEYYQSRLVETGERDLFIDIPLHASDRTALDPAGQDVWVEYHGRDGALRRFRTQVLELVYLPSPAWRIVRPKPDDIAREQRREFVRVDTDIDVKLTVRLESGVQHVTVRAHDISGGGLSVWLPRTMVLHPGMTVEAQFILPNPEYPVHARCTVIRVGDRNERGMALASMKFEELKESVRQRIIQYTFWRQLRLR
- the cmk gene encoding (d)CMP kinase, whose protein sequence is MRHISIAIDGPAGAGKSTVARRVAKELGILYVDTGAMYRGVAWLAVQHHVSPEDERALLQLLRDHSLRFEYHPSGELEVIADGQVITPYLRDPEVSETVSKLSVHPAIRNLLTEWQREFAQRYPVVMDGRDVGTVVLPDAQVKVFLTASIEERAKRRQREFTDKGFDVSLQEMQQAIAERDARDASRSVAPLRPADDAYFIDSTGKSVEDIVEEILSLVERVPNE
- a CDS encoding lysophospholipid acyltransferase family protein, whose protein sequence is MSEFVVRDPFYEPLYRAMRAFVHIAFRLMFRIRIRGVHNIPQTGPVVIGCNHLHVFDVLLLGMAVPRFVHFMAKEELFRHRPFAALIRYLGAFPVRRGLQDKGAIRNALAVPAHGGCLIVFPEGHRSRDGKLQKGLPGIAFIARKANCPLVPAAIIGPYRLWRKVTIRFGEPILPQPADTNESVLETLMMRIQKLLDEGHA